The stretch of DNA CACGGACGACCGCGAGGACGATCGCCGTGACGAGGACTGACGGGAGGATGATCGTCGGGAAGAGGACGATCCACGCGATCCCGATCGGCCCGACGACGATCCCGTGCTCGTCGTACTCGTCGTGCTGGACGAGCGTGTCGTGGTACTGCCGCGATTCGAGCCCTGGATCAGCGACTCGTCGATCTCAACGGTCTGTTTGCCGGCGGTGGGTTCGACCGCAACCGCGATATCGTGGGTTTCGCTGCCGTAGGCGGTGGCGACGGTGAGCGTCCCTCGGACGGGGCCGGTGTCGTGGACGCTGACCGGCACTCGGGCCGTCGCGCCGGTGCGGATGTAGTGGTTGCCCGAGGGGAGCGACGCGATCTCCGCGAACCCGTTGCCGAGCCGGAGGTGGGCGTGGGCGGCCTCGCCGTGGTTCTCGATCTCGACCACGAACGAGTCGGCGGTCTCGAAGCTATCGGGAGCTTCGATCGCGTGGAGGCGGTCGCGGTTCAGGTGGACGGCGAGCGTCTCAGGCACGGTCTACTCCCCGCATGCTCAGGCCGGCGCGTCGTCGCGCATATCTGGCGGGAGGAGGTTCGGAATTCCCTCTTCGATGGGGTACTCCTCGCCACACTCGGTGCAGACGAGCCGCCCCTCGAGCACCTCGTCGTCGTCTCGCTGGATGGGTTCGAGCTCGAGCTCCTGCTTGTCCATCGGACACCGGATGATGTCCATCAGTGACTCCTTCACCGGCGCTCACCCCTACTCATACGCGAGGCGACGATCGGCGGTGATAAAAACGTGGCGCTCGCCCCGCGGTGGCGCGGTGCGGCCGCGGTGGCGGCGCGGCTGCGGCGGGTCGTGGCGGCGGCCGCGGGAGCAGTTGCAGGGCGGCAGCGGTGCGGACCTGGCGGATGAAGGGCGAGACGCGCGAGCTCCCGTTCGCTTCGCTCACGGGAACGGAGTGAGCGCGCGGTGAGGGCTTCGGCGGTGCTGTACGGTTGCGGAAAGTGCCAGCGGTTCTACCGCGAGCGACCAGGGGAGCGAGCGGGTGTTTTCACCCATCGGAAGACTCGCTTCGCTCACGGCTCGTTCCTTGCGCCACTCGTCTTCCGAGCCTTCGTCCGCCTTCGTCTTCGCGCGGCTCCGCTGCCCGAACGGTCTGCGGGACCTCCGACCCCGCGCTACTCACGAAACCGGGTTTTGCAAGCCGAGCGGGACTGTTCCATCGTCCTGCTGGCCGTGCGAGCGGGCGCTTCGCGCCCGCGAACAGGCGGGGGTGGGCGAGCGTAGCGACGCACCCCGCAACAAAAAAGTGGGGGGCGTCTAGCGCTGATCGACCGGCACGAACGACTCGTCCTCCGAGCCGGTGTAGCGGGCGCGCGGACGGATCAGTCGGTTGTTCTCCTGATATTCGAGGACGTGGCCGAGCCAGCCACCGACCCGGCTCATCGCGAAGATCGGGGTGTACATGTCCATCGGGATCCCGAGCTGGTGGTAGACCGATCCCGAGTAGAAGTCGACGTTGGGGGCGATCCCTTTCTCGATCAGCCCCTCCTCGCGGAGGTGGTTCTCGATCGCGGTAGTTGCGTCGTACCACTTGGTCTCACCGGCGGACTCGCCGAGTTCCTCCAGTCGGCTCTGGAGGATGTCCGCACGCGGGTCCTTGACGTTGTACACGCGGTGGCCCCAGCCGGGCACCCGCCAGTCCTCGCGATTCTCGCGTGCGTCGGCGACGAACTCGACCGGGTCAGCGTCCGTCTCGTCGATCTCGTAGAGCATCTCCATCACGTCCTGGTTCGCGCCGCCGTGGAGCGGGCCCGAGAGCGCGCCCACACCACCGGTCAGCGCGCTGTAGGCGTCGGCGTACGTGCTCGCGATCACCATCGTGGTGAACGTCGAGGCGTTCAGGCCGTGGTCGGCGTGGAGCACGAGCGCCTGATCGAAGGTTTCGGCCGCGACGTCGTCGGGCTCCTCGCCGGTGAGCATGTAGAGGAAGTTCGCGGCGTAGCCCAGATCGGGATGGGGATCGACGGGCTCCTCGCCGTTGCGCAGGCGGTCGAACGCCGCGAGCACCGTGGGGACCTTCGCGGCGACGCGTCGTCCCTTTCGGAGGGTGGCCTCGCGGTCGCGTGGGTTCGCCGCCGAGTCGGGATCGCCGGCCGAGAACATCGAGACCGCCGTCCGGAGCGCGGCCATCGGCCGCTCGTCGCCCGCGAGATCGGCGAGCGTCGCGAGGATCCGGTCGTCGACCGCTCGCTCGTTCGCGAGGGCGTCCGCGAACGCGTCGAGCTCGTCGCGATCGGGGAGGTGGCCGTGCCAGAGCAGGTAGCACACCTCCTCGTAACTCGCCTCGCGAGCGAGGTCCTCGATGGCGTAGCCCCGGTACACCAGCCGCCCCGCATCGCCGTCGATGTTGCTGAGCGAGGATTCGGCCACCAGCACACCTTCGAGACCACGTTTGAGCTCATCGGACATCGCTCCAGCATACCCAACCTGCCAGTAAAAGCATTATCGTTGCGTCCCTGTTGCACGATCCGCACTCACCGGTACGTTTCGAGCGTGACACCGGAAATCGTCCCAAAATGTGAATCGCCAGCGAGGACGGGTTCGTCGCGTTCGATGGCGGTTGCGGCGATTGCGGCATCGGCCTTCCCGATACCGGGACCGTCGCCATCGTCGGTCATGCGCTCACCGAGGAGTCGCCCGGCACGCCGAGCAATGCGCGGGGTCGTATCCACCAACGGATACGAGTCCAACACCGTCTCGACGGCCCGACGTTCCTCAGAAGAGTTCGCCACCTTCCCGACACCGATGTAGAGTTCCAGCACGCTCATCGCGGGCATGACGAGCGGGACACCCTCGGCTTCGAGTTCGCGCTCCATCGAGACCGCGGCCTCCAGGTCGTCGATGACGTCCAACACGAAGCTCGTATCGACGATCATTCGAAGCGGTCGGCGACCTCGCGGACCGCCTCACGGTCTCGGTCGTCGGCGTCATCGATGGCCTCGCGCATTGCGGCCACCTCGCTCCCCTCGAACACGTCACGGAGGTCGCGCAACGAACGGCCACCGACGAGCCGCTCGACGGCCTCGCTGAACGATTCGTCGTCGCGCTTGCTCGACCGAATGCGTTCGTACACGTGATCTTGGAGTCGAATCTGTCGTGACATCCTTGTTGACAGCGTTGACGCTCGACGGTAATCAGCGTTCGGACGAGCGTCCGGGTTTTTCCTCGTAGCCATCTCCACCTGCAGGAGCGGTGAACGAAGTGAACAGAGTTGGACTCGTCGGGACCGAGCAAACGCGCAGCGTTTGCGAGGGTCGACGAGTTCACGACTGAACGAGCGAAGCGAGTGAAGAAGTGGACTCGCCGGGATTTGAACCCGGGGCCTTCCCCGTGCCAGGGGGATGATCTACCACTGATCTACGAGCCCGTACTCAGTACCATCGCCGTCGTTTTCATAAACCCATCGAACCCGACGCGCCGAGTCGAAACGGTTTAATCCGGCCCACGGGTGTGGGAGGATGGGAACAGCACGGCCGCAAATCTGACACGCCCTCGCGGGCTCCGGGATTGCGGTAGTGTTCGGTAGCGTTTCGTGCGATTCCTATCCTCACATATGGCACGAATGCATACACGACGCCGCGGGTCGTCCAGTTCGGACACGCCCGTGGCGGACGATCCGCCGGAGTGGAGCGACGTCGACACCGACGCCATCGAAGCGCGCGTCGTCGAACTGGCAGAAGAGGGCTACGGCCCGAGCCAGATCGGTCTCAAACTGCGCGACGAGGGCGTCCAGGGCACGCCGATCCCGGACGTCCAGCTCGCCACCGACAAGAAAGTGACCGAGATCTTGGACGACCACGACGCCAGTGGCGACCTTCCGGAAGATCTTCGGAACCTGCTCGAACGCGCGGTTCGGCTCCGCGAGCACATGGCCGACAACCCGGGCGACGCCCAGAACAAGCGCGCGCTCCAGAACGCCGAGGCGAAGGTCCGCCGGCTCGCCGACTACTACCGCGGCGACGAGCTCGACGAGGACTTCAAGTACACCTACGAGCACGCACGGGAACTCCTGTAGATGGCCGTCGCCGGTCGTTCCGAGGACGGATCGACTGCCGACAGCGCCGCCGCTGCGCTCCGTGAGGCCGGGTTCGTCCGGTTTCACGTCGCGCCCGACGGCGACGCGCTGGCGACTGCCGGGCTCCTCGCCCGGGCGCTCGCCGAGCGGGACACCCCGTTCCAGGCGAGCGTCGTCCGCAGCGGACGACCGGGAACGACCGACACTGCAGGCACCGACGACACGACCACCGTGTGTATCGGCGGCACGGAGCCCGCCGACGTCACGCTCGACCCGCCCGGATCGGCGAGCGAGGCAGCGTTCGAGGCTGCACGCGAACTCGGGAGCGATCCCGACCCGATCCTCGCGCTCGCCGGCGCGTTCACCCCTCCCGACGCCGCGCTCGAAGGGAGCGCCGCGTTCGAGGCCGCACGCGACCACGACCTCATCGAACAGCGGCCTGGAGTCGCGATCCCGGTCACGGACCTCGTCGATGGGCTCGCACACACGACGCTCGCCCACGCCGGGTTTTCGGGCGATCCCGATGCGGTGCGCGAGACGCTCGACGGCCGCGAAACCGCTGACACGGACGAAGAACGACGCGAGGTCGCCTCGATCGTCGCGCTCACGGCCGCCGGCGCGGAGGACGCGACATCGCGCGCCGCCGAGACGGTCGAGCACGTGCTCCGTCCGTACGCGATCACCGAACGCTCCAACGACGGGTCGGCCACAGCTCCCGAGTTCGCGACCGTCGGCGGGTACGCGGACGTGCTGCGTGCGTGTGCCCACGAACGACCAGGCACCGGGCTCGCGCTGGCGATCGGCCACGATGTCCGCAACGCGGCGCTATCGGCGTGGCGCGCACACGCGGAGCGGGCCCACGCCGCGGTTAGAACGGCGACGACGGCACGACACCGGAATCTCGTTGTCGCCCGCGTCGACACGGACGCGCCGCTTGCGACGACCGCACGGCTCTTCTGTGACTTTCGATCGCCGGAACCGGTCGTGGTGGCGGTCGGTGAAACCGAGGCCGCGGCCGCCGCGACCGACGATCGAAATCTCGGTACGCGGATGCGCGAGGCCGCAGCGGCTGCCGACGGCAACGGAGCGGGCAGCGAACGCCGCGGCCGCGCGACGTTCACCGACGACGAGGCGTTCGTCGCGGCGTTCCGGGAGGCGATGGCGTGAGCCGACGCGCCCGACTCCGGACCGAGTCGACTCACGCTGGCGTCGTCGCTGCGGCGCTCGTTCCGGACAACACGCCGGAAATGGAGACGGTCGTGGCGGACGACGCCATCGAGACCATGATCGCGCGCGAGACGACCGGTGGACTCCGGACCACGGTCGACGACTACGTGGTCAATCTCTCGGTGGCCGAACGCGTCGCGCAGGCAGCCGAGCAGCGCGCAGCCGATCGAGGAATCGACCACGAGGCGGATCGAGCGACGGAGCATCGAGCGACTGACCAACCGCGATCCACGGACGACGTGGACGACACCCAGACCACGAACGACACGAACCCATGAGCGAACGATCAGTTTCACGACAGCAACAGGAGAAACGGTGGTACACCGTGTTCGCGCCCGAGGAGTTCGATCGGGCCGAACTCGGCGAGACCCCCGCGAACGAACCGAACCAGGTGCTCGATCGCACCATCGAGACCACGCTCGGCGATCTGACCGACGACGCCGGCGCGAACAACGTCAAGCTCACGTTCCGAGTCCGGGACGTGGGCAGCGACGCGGCCTACACCGAGTTCATCAAACACGAGCTCACTCGGGACTACCTCGACAGTCTCGTGCGCCGCGGGGCCTCGAAGGTCGAGGCCTACCTCACGGTGATGACGAGCGACGAGTATCGTGTTCGGATCCAGCCGGTCGCGTTCACGACCCAGAAGGCCGACGACAGCCAGGAGCGCGCGATCCGTCGGCGGATGACCGAACTCGTCGAGGAAGCCGCCAGCGAGCGGACCTTCGAGGAGCTCGTCGACAGCGTGACCCAGGGTCGGCTGTCGAGTGCGATCTACGGCGAGGCGCGCACCATCTACCCGCTCCGGCGGGTCGAGGTCGGCAAGCTCGCGCTCGACGCCCATCCCGACGAAGTCGCCGAAGAGGAAGAGACCGCGGTCGACGTCGACGAAGAAGACGTCGAGGTCTGAATCGCGGATCTTCGTCGCTATTCGACGACGGTGAACTGCGCGACCATCCCGCCACGTTCGTGTGGAATGCAGAAATAGTTATACGTCCCGGGAACCTCGAACGTCACTTCGAACGTCTCGCCGCTGGCGATCCCGCCACCACCCCGCTGGAGCCACGCGTCACGGGCCGCCTTGGTGCTCTCGAACCCGCCGGAGGCGAAAAACGTCGCTCCGTCCGGAATTCCCGATTCGTACGCGGTCACGGTGTGAGTTCGCGAGCCGGTGTTGCGCCAGACGACCGCCTCGCCGACGCGTGGCTCGAAGTTCTCTGGCTGGAGGAACGCGCTCGAACTCATTCCGATCTCGTCGTCGCCCTCCTGACGCGACTGTCCAGTACAGCCCGCGAAAACGGCGGTGACGCCCGCAGCAGCCCCGAGAAACGCGCGTCGGTTCATACCTAATCATCACACGCCGCGCGATTTAGACCCCTCGGTAGCCGCTGGACGAGGTCGCGGGGCCAGTCGGCGCGCCGAAGATAAACCCCTAAACCGCGGGTCGGCGAGTCCGGTGGTATGCAGCCCCGTTTCGTCGCACGGCTCGGGCTCGCCGACGCCGTCACGGCGACAAACGCCGGTCTCGGCTTCCTCGCAGCGGCCGCTGCGATGGTCGATCCCGGACTCGCCGCCCGGCTGATCCTGCTGGCGGCGATCGCCGACGGCCTCGACGGCGCGATCGCCCAGCACGTCGGGAGCACGCCGGTCGGGGAGTTCCTCGACTCGCTCGCGGATGTCGCCTCGTTCGGCGTCGCGCCCGCACTGTTCGTCTTCGCCACCGCGCGCACCGCGTGGGACCTCTCGCTCGCCGAACCCTCTCCGTCGGTGACACTCACACTGCTCGTGACCGGGCTGTTCGTCGTGACGGCGGTCGTCAGGCTCGGGCTCTACACCGCCTACGATATCGGACGCGAGGCGACCGAGGGCGCACAGACCACGCTGGCGGCGACGGTGCTCGCGGTCGCCTATCTCGCCGGGGTGCGGTCGCCGGCGGTGCTCCTCGGCGCGACCCTCGCCTTCGTTGGGCTGATGGTCGCACCGTTTCGGTACCCCGACCTCCGGATTCGGGACGCGCTGGCGATGGGTGTCGTTCAGGCGCTGTCGATCCTCGCTCCGGGAGCGTTCGGTCGGCTGTTTCCCCGATTGTTGCTCGCCGCCGCACTCGCGTACCTCGCGCTCGCGCCACGGCTGTATCGCCGTGGGACTCCCGAAGGGAAACGCACTTAGTAGCTTGTGCCACAGTTTTCTCCATGAGCAACGGGGACGACGAGCCCGACGCCGACACCGGCGAGGGGTCAGCGGGGGCCACGGACCAGCCTGCGGATGGGGACGACGGGGAAGCCGAAACCGACGCCATCGAAACGAAGCACNCCCGCTCAGAGATGTGTATAAGAGACAGGGACGAGGCGGATGACGGGGACGACGACGAGGAGAGCGAACGCACCCGCGAGGAACTCGAATCACGCGTCACGGAGCTCCGCGAGGCGATCGAGTCCCAGCGCGGTCCGTACGCCGAAGACGTCGTCGAGACGGTCGAAGGCGCAAAAACGACGATCACCGAGACGCGCTGGACCGACGAGGGCGAGCGCGAGGTGGCCGAAGCGGTCGAGCGCTTCCTCGACGGCGCTGGCGACGCGCTCGACGAAACGTTCGCCGTGGAGAGCGACGGAGCTGACTCCGAGACGGAGAACGAGACCGCAACTGACGCCGGCGACGGCGAGGAAGACGCCGACGACGGGGAAGACGCCGACGAACACGCCGAACTCGTCGCAGCGCTCGACGACGTGATCGAGTCGATCGAAACGCACGACCTCGATCCCGACGAGGACGAGGAGACCGTCGCCGACCTGCTTGACGACGCCGAGGGGCTCGCCGACGACCTCGACGACGCCGAGGAGTGGGACGATCTCACGGTCCGCGAGAAACTCACCGTCGAGGGCTTCTACGACGTGCTCGAATCGGAGAACCGCAAGGACTTCCCACCGGAGTGGAACGCGATCAAGATCTACGAGAAACGTGGCGAACCCGAGCCGATCCTCCGGGGATTGGAGATGTTCGGCTCGGAGTTCATGGAGGAGCACTGCATCGAGTCGCTGAAACGTCTGGGTGCGCCGGCGGCGTTCGACGCGATGGAGCAGCGCGCCCAGAAACGCGACAAGGCCCCGATCGCGGCGCTCGGAAAGATCGGCGACGATCGCGCGCTCGACACGCTCCACGAGTACATCGAGGGCGATAGCGATCCCGGTCTCCAGAAGGTCACGCTCAAGGCGCTCGGCGAGATTGGGAGCGAGGATTCGACACAGCCGGTCGCCGATCGCCTCGTCGCCGACAACGAAACCGTGCGCTCGAACGCGGCGCGTGCCCTCGGGCTGATCGGCGACGCGCGCGCGATCGACCCGCTCGCGGACGTGATCGACGAGGACGACTCGAATTCCGTTCGCGCGAGCGCGGCGTGGGCGCTCAATCAGATCGGGACCGAAAGCGCGCTCGACGCCGCCCGCGACCACGCCGACGACCGATCGTATCTCGTCCAAAGCGAGGCCGAGAAGGCCGAACACGCGATGGCCGACGACGGCGACGCGACCGAAACCCCGGCCTGAGACGAACTCTCCTTCGACTCCGATCGGCTTGACACGAACTCTTAAATCGGAGAACGTGACCACCGGCGGGTGTGTCTCTCCGGGTGGTCGTGCTGGCGTTCGTGGCCGTCGCACTCGTCGCGTCGCCGGTCGGGTTCGCGGTAGCGACGCCTGGCGTGACTGCCGACGGAGCCCAGCCCGACGGCCCGCACGTCGCGGCAGTGTACCCGAACCCGCTCGCCGCGGAGGACGCGGGCGAGTACGTCGTGCTCACGTTCCCTGAGGCGACGAATCTCTCCGGCTGGACGCTGAGTGACGGCGAGACGAACGTCTCGCTGCCGAACGCCACGATGGAGGGCCGGATCGCGGTCACCGCCACACCGAACGCAACCACGAACCTCACGACGGCGTCGATCGTGAGCGTGAACGAGTCGGTGAGTCTCGCCAACGGTGGCGACGAGATCACGCTCCACGACGGCGAGCGTGTCGTCGACGAGATGGCGTACGAGGACGCGCCCGAGGCCGAACGCTACAACCGGACTGCCGATGGATGGGCGTGGGAGCATCTCGGTGCGACGAACTTCTCGGCGGTGCGGACGGGTCCCGCAACGACCCGGGCGTTCGTCCTGCCCGATGCGCCAGCGGTGCCGATCGACGTCCTCGAATCGGCCGAGCGCCGAATATTGCTCGCTGGGTACACCTTCAGCTCCGAGCGTGCCACAGCGGCGCTCGAACGCGCGGCCGAACGCGGCGTCGAGGTCCGCGTGCTCGTCGACGACGCGCCCGTGGGCGGGATGACGACGCGTCAGGCGAAACTCCTCGATCGTCTCACGAGCGCGGGCGTCGCGGTCGAGGTCATCGGCGGCGAGCGCGCACGGTATGACTACCATCACCCCAAATACGCCGTGATCGACGATCGCGCGCTCGTGATGACCGAGAACTGGAAACCGTCGGGAACCGGTGGTCGGTCGAGCCGCGGGTGGGGAGCGGTGGTCCGGAGCAGCGAAACTGCCGCGGAACTCGCCGAAATCTTCCGGGCGGATATCGGCTGGCGCGACACCGTTTCGTGGGGCGAATTCCGCGCGAACGAGACGTTCGAGACCGAGGCGGCGGCGAACGGGAGCTATCCGACGAGCTTCGAGCCGAAAGAAATCGAGACCCAGGGCGTGCAGCTTCTCACCGCACCCGACAACGCCGAGCGGGTGCTCGTCGATCGGATCGACCGGGCCGACGAATCGGTCGAAATCGTCCAGGCGTCGATCGGGAGCCGTCGCCAGCCGCTGCTCGAAGCAGCGATCCGTGCGGCCGAGCGCGGTGTCGACGTCCGCATCCTGCTGAGTAGCCAGTGGTACTCCGAGGAGGAGAACTCGGAACTCGCCGACTGGCTGAACCGGAAAGCAGAGGACGAGAACCTCTCACTCGACGCCAAAGTGGCCGACCCTGGCGATCGTTTCGAGAAGATCCACGCCAAGGGCGTCGTCATCGACCGCGAGGCTGCCGTCGTTGGGAGTCTCAACTGGAACAACAACTCCGCCGACGAGAACCGCGAGATCGCGGTCGTGCTCGAAGGGACGGAAGCCGGAGAGTACTACGGGAAGGTCTTCGACGCCGACTGGGAGGGTGGCGACGGCGGGTCCGGGATCGGCGACGATTCACCGCTGCCCGTCGGGATCGTCGCCGCGGTTGCGGGGATTGTGGTGCTCGCGGTCGTCGTCGCCCGCCGGATCGAGTTCGAATAGCCTCAGTAACGGCGGACGTTCGGTGGTTTCAGTCCTCGAAGCCAGCGACCGACGCGCTGCCGAGCTCCTCGTCGATCTCGGCGTCGCCCATCTTGGCTTCGAGCGCGTCGAGCACTTCTTCGCGCATTCCTTTCACGAACTTGATCGAGCCGACGACGAGGTGGCCGCCGCCGCTCACGCCGCCGCCCGTGACCTCCTCTTCGAGCTCCTCGACCATCTGTGGGATATCGAGGCGCACGCCGTCGCTCCGGAGGACGGCGAAGTCGGGGCCGTAGCCCACCGTGATGACGGGGCTGTCGGTTTCGGCGACCTTCCGATCGTGGATCGCACCCGTCGTCTTGCCCGGTGCGGGGTAGGTGAAGCGCCTGGCGTAGCGCTCGACGTCGAGCCGGTTCAACTGTGCGCCGTTGTCGAGCGATTCGGTCTCGACGTGGGGCATCGCGGCGTCGAGCTGGCGGTCGGTGTCGCGGTCGGCGCGCTCGGAGAGATGGTCGACGAGATCGCGATGGCGCTCTTCGTCGGCGGCGTCGACACCGAGCACGTCGGTCATCAGCGCGTCGCCCGAACTGTAGCGCAGCCAGTGAGCGGCGTAATCGAGTGCGTCACCGGTCGCCTGGAGGTCCGACTCGTCGTAGCCTTCCTCCTCGGCGAGCGCGAGGTAGTCGGCCATCGCGTCGGCCTCCGAGCGGTCGGTGAGGCCCGCGACCGCCGGCACGTGGCGGAGCTCGTCGGTGATCTCGGGGTGGATCATCCGCGCGACCTCGACACACAACATTCCGGTCGTCACGCCGTAGTCCTCACCACGGAGGTAGGGGTTGACGTGCTCGTCGAGCAGCCCCTCGACGGCGTCGGGATCGGGATGGTGATGATCGACGGCCACGATCGGGATGTCGTACTGGGCGAGTGCCTCGTAGGCCGGCACGTCCTCCTCGGTGCTGCCGTTGTCGAGCATCGCCACGAGCGGGAGGCGCTGGCCGTGACGGTCGCGGTCGCCGAGCGCGAAGTTGAGATCGCGCGCGACGTCCTCCATCTCGTAGAAGGGAGCCTTGCTCGGCGATCGCTTCACGAGGTGGCGCGGGGCCGAAGCGTCGCCGTGGACGTCCTCGATGAACCGCGAGAGCGCGAGCTGGACGGGGATCGACGCACACATCCCGTCGCCGTCGGCGTGATGGCGGATCCGGATCGGTCGGTTTTCGAGGACTGCGCGACGCAGCCGCGTCGCGACGCCCTCTAGGTCGTTCCATAACTTTTCGAGCGCGTCCCACTCGATCAGCGGCGTGACGTCGCGGGCTGCCGCGCGCTCGTCGAGTGCGCTGTCGAGTCGTTCACGGAGCTCGACGGCATCATCGAGACGGGCGAGTCCGTCGACCTCGACCTGGATCGCGCCCTCGCGGCGCTCCGGTGCTCCCTCGATTCGCACGAGGTCGCCGACTTCGATGTCGGGGTACGCCCGGACCCCGGCGGCCTCGAACGCCGCACAGTCGACGACGCCCGACGCGTCGCGGAGCGCGAACACCGTCGGCCCTCCCGTTTGCTCGATTCCGACGATCTCGCCGTCGAGTGTCACGCTTTCGCCGATCGTCGCTTCGAGATCGTCGGCGGCCGTGATATCGGGTTCGTACTCGACGGCGACCGTCTCGTAATCGTCGATCGTGGCTTCGTCGAAACCGAGATCGCCGTTCGGTCTGATCTCGTCGAGGCGGACGATCAGATCGTCGCCGACCGCGTACTCGCTGTCGAGGTTCGATTCGTGGACCAGCCCCGAGATGTCGTCGGCGATGTCGACGAAGACGCCGTACTCCACGACGCCGTT from Halococcus salifodinae DSM 8989 encodes:
- a CDS encoding DHH family phosphoesterase yields the protein MSTPAESDDRTDDGASELPTVYDLAPEHTTEAVEAGERYHATVNGVVEYGVFVDIADDISGLVHESNLDSEYAVGDDLIVRLDEIRPNGDLGFDEATIDDYETVAVEYEPDITAADDLEATIGESVTLDGEIVGIEQTGGPTVFALRDASGVVDCAAFEAAGVRAYPDIEVGDLVRIEGAPERREGAIQVEVDGLARLDDAVELRERLDSALDERAAARDVTPLIEWDALEKLWNDLEGVATRLRRAVLENRPIRIRHHADGDGMCASIPVQLALSRFIEDVHGDASAPRHLVKRSPSKAPFYEMEDVARDLNFALGDRDRHGQRLPLVAMLDNGSTEEDVPAYEALAQYDIPIVAVDHHHPDPDAVEGLLDEHVNPYLRGEDYGVTTGMLCVEVARMIHPEITDELRHVPAVAGLTDRSEADAMADYLALAEEEGYDESDLQATGDALDYAAHWLRYSSGDALMTDVLGVDAADEERHRDLVDHLSERADRDTDRQLDAAMPHVETESLDNGAQLNRLDVERYARRFTYPAPGKTTGAIHDRKVAETDSPVITVGYGPDFAVLRSDGVRLDIPQMVEELEEEVTGGGVSGGGHLVVGSIKFVKGMREEVLDALEAKMGDAEIDEELGSASVAGFED